In one Pseudomonas sp. R84 genomic region, the following are encoded:
- a CDS encoding glucose 1-dehydrogenase, whose protein sequence is MTDYPKPPFPAQAQAVPGSQRKMEPYPDCGEQSYVGSGRLAGKIALITGADSGIGRAVAIAFAREGADVAVAYLNEHEDAKETARWVEQAGRQCLLLPGDIAQKAQCQALVDKTVERFGRIDVLVNNAAFQMTHENFEEIPDEEWVMTFDVNITAIFRLCQAAIKHMRAGSSIINTSSVNSDVPKPTLLAYATTKGAIANFTGGLAQMLGPKEIRVNCVAPGPIWTPLIVSTMPDEEVQNFGGNTPLGRPGQPVEVAPIYVLLASDEASYITGQRYGVTGGKPML, encoded by the coding sequence ATGACCGACTATCCAAAACCACCCTTCCCCGCACAAGCCCAAGCCGTTCCCGGTTCGCAGCGCAAAATGGAGCCCTATCCCGATTGCGGTGAGCAAAGCTATGTCGGTTCCGGGCGACTGGCCGGCAAGATCGCCCTGATCACCGGCGCCGACAGCGGTATCGGCCGCGCCGTGGCCATCGCATTCGCCCGGGAAGGCGCCGACGTTGCGGTCGCCTATCTGAATGAACACGAAGACGCCAAGGAAACCGCGCGCTGGGTTGAACAGGCCGGGCGTCAGTGCTTGCTGCTACCGGGCGATATCGCACAAAAGGCCCAGTGCCAGGCCTTGGTCGACAAGACCGTCGAACGCTTTGGCCGCATCGACGTGCTGGTCAACAACGCCGCATTCCAGATGACTCACGAAAACTTCGAGGAAATCCCCGACGAGGAGTGGGTGATGACCTTCGACGTCAACATCACCGCGATCTTCCGCCTGTGTCAGGCGGCGATCAAACACATGCGCGCCGGCTCGTCGATTATCAATACCAGTTCGGTCAACTCGGACGTGCCCAAGCCCACCCTGCTCGCCTACGCCACCACCAAAGGCGCGATCGCCAATTTCACCGGCGGCCTGGCGCAGATGCTCGGGCCCAAGGAAATCCGCGTGAACTGCGTGGCACCGGGGCCGATCTGGACGCCGCTGATCGTCTCGACCATGCCCGATGAAGAAGTGCAGAACTTCGGCGGCAACACCCCGCTCGGCCGCCCCGGCCAACCAGTGGAAGTCGCGCCGATCTACGTGCTGCTGGCCTCGGACGAAGCCAGTTACATCACCGGCCAGCGCTATGGCGTCACCGGTGGCAAACCGATGCTTTGA
- a CDS encoding IS110 family transposase — protein MSMHVGLDVGSRTTAMGWRNDGRFAGACNIDQTPAGRKAAVNRLLELKPLSVVMEATGIYYLDLAMELTAAGLPVSVINPKSFHNFAKLMLKNSKTDAIDAQLLAEYGERMSPKLWTPPTTIQLELRAIGRHINRLTCHRTRAKNELHALKATQTTVKMLIEDEEEAIEAFDKRIERFRLAGRALIDNCPTLSAQFGHMIAAPGMGEISVFAALAELTTLPVTLKSAQVSRHAGLDVRLTQSGTSIDKPGRISKGGNTYLRSAMYMPALTAIRCDSNVKAFYEALIGRGKRKMQAIVAVMRKYLTGLWACMRAGEDFNTAKLFCAKDLAKA, from the coding sequence ATGAGCATGCATGTCGGTTTGGATGTGGGGTCTCGCACGACCGCCATGGGCTGGCGCAACGACGGCCGTTTTGCAGGGGCCTGCAACATCGACCAAACACCCGCCGGGCGCAAAGCAGCGGTCAACAGGTTGCTCGAGCTCAAGCCTTTATCCGTAGTGATGGAGGCCACCGGCATCTATTACCTGGATTTGGCCATGGAGCTCACCGCGGCGGGTTTGCCCGTTTCGGTTATCAACCCGAAGAGCTTTCATAACTTTGCCAAGCTGATGCTGAAAAACAGCAAAACCGATGCGATCGATGCCCAGTTGCTAGCCGAATACGGCGAACGCATGAGCCCAAAATTGTGGACGCCGCCCACGACCATACAGTTGGAACTGCGGGCTATCGGAAGGCATATCAATCGTTTGACGTGTCATCGCACCCGAGCCAAGAACGAGCTGCATGCGCTGAAAGCTACTCAAACAACCGTGAAAATGCTGATTGAAGACGAAGAAGAAGCCATTGAAGCTTTTGACAAGCGAATCGAGCGTTTCAGGCTCGCAGGTCGGGCGCTGATCGACAACTGCCCGACGCTAAGCGCCCAGTTTGGGCACATGATCGCAGCGCCGGGCATGGGCGAAATTTCAGTATTTGCGGCACTGGCTGAATTGACGACCTTGCCAGTGACACTTAAGTCCGCGCAGGTCAGCCGACATGCAGGACTCGATGTGCGGCTTACGCAATCAGGTACCAGCATCGATAAACCTGGGCGGATAAGTAAGGGCGGAAACACCTACCTACGTTCAGCGATGTACATGCCAGCGCTGACTGCCATACGTTGCGACAGCAACGTGAAAGCCTTTTACGAAGCGTTGATCGGGCGAGGGAAGAGAAAGATGCAGGCTATCGTCGCCGTCATGCGCAAATACCTGACCGGCTTGTGGGCCTGCATGCGAGCCGGCGAAGATTTCAATACGGCCAAGCTTTTTTGCGCAAAAGATCTCGCAAAAGCTTGA
- a CDS encoding cation:proton antiporter — protein MSFIVWVAVLGAVLLTLALTSSYLRWMPVTTSAVCLLLGIGIGPSGLDLLKLSLENASLWMEHLTEVAVLFSLFVCGLKLRLPLRDKRWRIAFGLAGPVMVLTIAGVCLLLHFGLSLPWGPSLLIGAILAPTDPVLAALVQVNDARDVDSVRFGLSGEAGLNDGVAFPFVILGLLLIHGDGSAADWQGWVLRSLLWAVPAGLLTGYWMGRGIGRVTLSLRIHNDDSTLSPNDYLALSLIALAYVIAEAIGGYGFLSVFAAGLGLRQVEVKSTGASQPPAEHLVQPVVGHQNVEPQHAVHGDTERLESSQVAAGIMMGDMLSFGSLVERAMEVFLVTLLGVVLVAHWDWRALLVGGVLFCLIRPACVTLMPWGALMEGRQRLLIGWFGIRGIGSLFYLFYALNHGLTDTVASVCTDLTLSVVALSILVHGISTQPILARYEQRKKQKT, from the coding sequence ATGAGTTTTATCGTGTGGGTAGCGGTGCTCGGCGCCGTGCTGCTGACCCTGGCACTGACCTCGTCGTACCTGCGCTGGATGCCGGTCACCACCTCGGCCGTTTGTCTGTTGCTGGGGATCGGCATCGGCCCCAGCGGCCTCGACTTGCTGAAACTGTCCCTGGAAAATGCCTCCCTGTGGATGGAGCATCTAACGGAAGTCGCGGTGCTGTTTTCCCTGTTCGTCTGCGGTTTGAAATTGCGTTTACCCCTGCGCGACAAGCGTTGGCGGATCGCCTTTGGTCTGGCCGGGCCGGTGATGGTGCTGACCATCGCCGGCGTTTGTCTGCTGCTGCACTTTGGCTTGAGCTTGCCGTGGGGGCCGTCACTGTTGATTGGCGCGATTCTGGCGCCGACCGACCCGGTGCTGGCGGCGCTGGTGCAGGTCAACGATGCCCGAGATGTCGACAGTGTGCGTTTCGGCCTGTCCGGTGAGGCTGGGCTCAATGACGGGGTGGCCTTTCCTTTTGTGATTCTCGGCTTGTTGCTGATCCACGGCGACGGTTCTGCAGCCGACTGGCAGGGCTGGGTCTTGCGCAGTTTATTGTGGGCGGTGCCCGCCGGATTGCTCACTGGATACTGGATGGGGCGCGGTATTGGCCGCGTGACTTTATCGCTGCGTATCCACAATGACGACAGCACGCTCAGCCCCAATGATTATCTGGCGTTGTCGCTGATTGCCCTGGCCTACGTCATCGCCGAGGCGATTGGCGGCTATGGCTTTCTCTCGGTGTTCGCCGCTGGTTTGGGCTTGCGTCAGGTTGAAGTCAAATCTACCGGCGCCAGCCAACCGCCCGCCGAGCATCTGGTGCAACCGGTAGTCGGCCATCAGAACGTCGAACCGCAACACGCGGTGCACGGTGACACCGAACGCCTGGAAAGCAGCCAGGTCGCCGCCGGGATCATGATGGGCGATATGTTGTCGTTCGGCAGTCTGGTCGAACGCGCCATGGAAGTGTTTCTGGTGACCCTGCTCGGCGTGGTGCTGGTGGCGCACTGGGATTGGCGGGCGTTGCTGGTCGGCGGCGTGCTGTTCTGCCTGATCCGCCCGGCCTGCGTCACGCTGATGCCTTGGGGCGCACTGATGGAAGGACGGCAACGGCTATTGATCGGCTGGTTTGGCATTCGCGGGATCGGCAGCCTGTTCTATCTGTTTTATGCCTTGAATCATGGGCTGACCGACACGGTGGCCAGCGTGTGTACCGACCTGACCCTGTCGGTGGTGGCATTAAGCATCTTGGTCCACGGCATCAGCACGCAACCGATCCTCGCCCGCTACGAACAGCGTAAAAAACAAAAAACCTGA
- a CDS encoding PAS domain-containing sensor histidine kinase, giving the protein MSEKNKTAAIEEMRFRLLIDAVVDYAIYMIDPDGIITSWNSGAKRFKGYEEAEILGEHFSRFYTADDRAAGLPQRALDTAIREGRFEGEGWRVRKDGTNFWSHVVIDPIIDPSGKLLGFAKITRDLTDRKMAEETLKQSEQQFRLLVQGVTDYAIYMLSPEGRVSNWNQGAQRIKGYLPAEIIGQHFSIFYTPEDRELGEPQRALEIATREGRFENKSWRMRKDGTRFLAHVVVDAIRGDTGTLLGFAKITRDITEAHQAQQALEKTREALFQAQKMQAIGQLSGGIAHDFNNLLTVILGNLEIVQKRMGDDAKISRLLENATQGALRGVSLTQRMLAFARRQELKTESVDIAQLVQGITGLLRSSLGPGIRIDTRFPEDLEPVLADTNQLELALLNLATNARDAMPDGGAVSITAEPQVVLELGHSDLPAGRYVCLSVIDTGEGMDEHTLASARDPFFTTKGLGKGTGLGLSMVHGFMEQLGGRFILKSEKAQGTTAELWIPVAVEGMISKPLLPPAEPVTVPRLSVLVVDDDSLVLTSTSLLLEDLGHRVVSATSGARALALFDQGEVIDLMITDMAMPQMSGAQLAHAVRLLKPDLPIILATGYAERLEGFAAQLPRLPKPFTQMNLVAIIAQSMK; this is encoded by the coding sequence ATGAGCGAGAAAAACAAGACCGCGGCGATCGAAGAGATGCGTTTTCGTCTGCTGATCGATGCGGTGGTCGACTATGCGATCTACATGATCGATCCCGACGGCATTATCACCAGTTGGAACTCCGGCGCCAAACGCTTCAAGGGCTACGAAGAAGCGGAAATCCTCGGCGAACATTTCTCCCGCTTTTATACCGCTGACGACCGCGCCGCCGGTCTGCCGCAACGGGCGCTTGATACGGCGATCCGTGAAGGGCGTTTCGAAGGCGAGGGCTGGCGGGTGCGCAAGGACGGCACCAACTTCTGGTCGCACGTGGTGATCGATCCGATCATTGATCCCAGCGGCAAGTTGCTCGGTTTCGCCAAGATCACCCGCGACCTGACCGACCGCAAAATGGCCGAGGAAACCCTCAAGCAAAGCGAACAGCAATTCCGCTTGCTGGTGCAGGGCGTCACCGATTACGCGATCTACATGCTCAGCCCCGAAGGTCGGGTCAGCAACTGGAACCAGGGCGCCCAGCGGATCAAGGGCTATCTGCCGGCAGAAATCATCGGCCAGCACTTTTCGATCTTTTACACCCCCGAAGACCGCGAACTCGGCGAGCCGCAACGGGCGCTGGAAATCGCCACCCGCGAGGGCCGCTTCGAGAACAAGAGCTGGCGCATGCGCAAGGACGGCACGCGGTTTCTCGCTCATGTGGTGGTCGATGCGATTCGTGGTGACACCGGCACATTGCTCGGTTTTGCCAAGATCACCCGCGACATCACCGAAGCCCACCAGGCGCAACAGGCGCTGGAGAAAACCCGTGAAGCGCTGTTCCAGGCGCAGAAGATGCAGGCCATCGGTCAGCTCAGCGGTGGCATCGCCCATGACTTCAATAATCTGCTGACGGTGATTCTCGGTAATCTGGAAATCGTGCAAAAGCGCATGGGCGACGATGCGAAAATCAGCCGCCTGCTGGAAAACGCCACTCAGGGCGCACTGCGCGGTGTGTCACTGACCCAGCGCATGCTGGCCTTCGCCCGCCGTCAGGAACTGAAAACCGAGTCGGTCGATATTGCGCAACTGGTCCAGGGCATTACTGGGTTGTTGCGCAGCTCCCTCGGTCCGGGTATCCGCATCGACACACGGTTTCCCGAAGATCTGGAGCCGGTGCTGGCGGACACCAATCAGCTGGAACTGGCCTTGCTCAACCTGGCAACCAACGCCCGCGACGCCATGCCCGACGGTGGCGCGGTGAGCATCACTGCTGAACCGCAAGTGGTGCTCGAACTGGGGCATTCGGATCTGCCGGCGGGGCGTTATGTTTGTCTCAGTGTGATCGATACCGGCGAGGGCATGGACGAGCACACCCTGGCCTCGGCCAGAGATCCGTTTTTCACCACCAAAGGCCTGGGCAAGGGCACCGGGCTGGGCTTGTCGATGGTCCACGGTTTTATGGAGCAACTCGGGGGGCGCTTCATTCTCAAGAGTGAAAAGGCCCAGGGCACCACGGCCGAACTGTGGATCCCGGTGGCCGTCGAGGGCATGATCAGCAAGCCGCTGCTTCCGCCCGCCGAACCGGTGACGGTGCCACGACTCAGCGTGTTGGTGGTGGATGACGATTCGCTGGTGTTGACCAGTACCAGCCTGCTGCTTGAAGACCTCGGCCATCGGGTGGTCAGTGCGACGTCCGGGGCACGGGCGCTGGCATTGTTCGATCAGGGTGAAGTCATCGACCTGATGATCACCGACATGGCCATGCCGCAGATGAGTGGCGCGCAACTGGCCCATGCGGTGCGTCTGCTCAAACCGGATCTGCCAATTATCCTGGCCACCGGTTACGCCGAGCGTCTGGAAGGTTTCGCCGCGCAACTGCCACGCCTGCCCAAGCCGTTCACGCAAATGAATCTGGTGGCGATCATTGCTCAATCGATGAAGTGA
- a CDS encoding ATP-dependent DNA helicase, with amino-acid sequence MSYSIAVRALCEFTAKTGDLDLRFTPSPTALEGIAGHRTVASRRSEKYQSEVALEGEFRQLKVKGRADGYDPAQTCLEEVKTYRGDLSKQPANHRQLHWAQAKIYGWLMCRKLKLEQINLALVYFDIVSEKETCLVEAFNADALKGFFEQQCTLFLQWAEQEMAHREARNLAAQQLAFPHADFRPGQRHLAESVFKAVSTGRCLMAQAPTGIGKTLGTLFPMLKALAPQQLDKVFFLTAKTPGRKLALDASQVLFDQSPALPLRVLEMVARDKACEHPDKACHGESCPLAQGFYDRLPAAREAASRLQLLDQVAMREVAAQHAVCPYYLSQEMARWVDVVIADYNYYFDFSAMLFGLAQLNQWKVAVLADEAHNLVERGRQMYSASLDQFTLGSVRKTAPAALKNSLQRINREWNALHAPQLAAYQAYDKAPEKLLQAISLCCAAIGDYLNDHPQGLDSALQNFYFDLLQFARVAELYDEHYLFDISKRDLERKKPLSQLCLRNVVPAAFIGPRLKAARSSVLFSATLSPRHYYADLLGTPADTVWIDVESPFCAEQLQVQIVSRISTRFNHRQASLEPIVELIARQFSERPGNYLAFFSSFDYLQQVASLLAERYPHITLWQQSRGMLEGARQAFLDQFTAHSQGVGFAVLGGAFGEGIDLPGARLIGAFIATLGLAQFNPVNEQLKYRMAAIFGAGYDYTYLYPGVQKVVQAAGRVIRTREDRGVVMLIDDRFAESRIKQLLPRWWAINHESAASQFAGLTHTSDHDNGW; translated from the coding sequence TTGAGCTACAGCATTGCCGTGCGCGCACTGTGCGAGTTCACCGCCAAGACCGGCGACCTCGACCTGCGCTTCACCCCATCACCCACGGCGCTGGAAGGCATCGCCGGTCATCGCACCGTAGCCTCACGGCGCAGCGAGAAATACCAAAGCGAAGTGGCACTGGAAGGCGAGTTCCGGCAATTGAAGGTCAAGGGCAGGGCGGACGGCTACGACCCGGCGCAAACCTGCCTGGAAGAAGTCAAAACCTACCGTGGCGATCTGAGCAAACAACCGGCCAATCACCGCCAGTTGCACTGGGCGCAGGCGAAGATCTACGGCTGGTTGATGTGCCGCAAACTCAAGCTGGAACAGATCAATCTGGCGTTGGTGTACTTCGATATCGTCAGCGAGAAGGAAACCTGTCTGGTCGAAGCGTTCAACGCAGATGCGTTGAAAGGGTTTTTCGAACAGCAATGCACACTGTTCCTGCAATGGGCGGAACAGGAAATGGCCCATCGCGAAGCGCGCAATCTGGCCGCGCAACAACTGGCGTTTCCCCATGCCGATTTTCGTCCGGGTCAGCGGCATCTGGCCGAGTCGGTGTTCAAGGCTGTCAGCACCGGGCGCTGCCTGATGGCCCAGGCACCGACCGGCATCGGCAAAACCCTTGGCACGCTGTTCCCGATGCTCAAAGCCCTGGCGCCGCAGCAACTGGACAAGGTGTTCTTCCTCACCGCCAAGACACCGGGGCGCAAACTGGCGCTGGATGCCAGTCAGGTGTTGTTCGACCAGTCGCCAGCCTTGCCCTTGCGGGTGTTGGAAATGGTCGCCCGCGACAAGGCCTGCGAACACCCGGACAAAGCGTGCCACGGCGAGTCCTGTCCGTTGGCCCAAGGCTTTTATGATCGCTTGCCCGCCGCCCGTGAAGCGGCCAGTCGACTCCAGTTGCTCGATCAAGTGGCCATGCGCGAGGTCGCCGCGCAACATGCGGTGTGCCCGTATTATCTGAGTCAGGAGATGGCCCGTTGGGTGGACGTGGTCATCGCTGACTACAACTATTACTTCGACTTCAGCGCCATGCTCTTCGGTCTCGCCCAGCTCAACCAATGGAAAGTCGCGGTACTGGCGGACGAGGCGCACAACCTCGTCGAGCGGGGCCGGCAGATGTACAGCGCCAGTCTCGATCAGTTCACCTTGGGCAGCGTGCGCAAAACCGCGCCGGCGGCGCTGAAAAACTCCCTGCAACGGATCAACCGTGAATGGAACGCCCTGCATGCGCCGCAACTGGCGGCCTATCAGGCTTACGACAAGGCTCCGGAAAAACTCCTGCAAGCGATTTCGCTGTGTTGCGCCGCGATTGGCGATTACCTCAATGACCATCCGCAGGGTCTCGACAGTGCCTTGCAGAATTTCTACTTCGACCTGCTGCAGTTCGCCCGGGTGGCGGAGCTGTATGACGAGCATTACCTTTTCGACATCAGCAAGCGTGACCTCGAGCGTAAAAAGCCGCTGTCGCAGTTGTGCCTGCGCAACGTGGTGCCGGCCGCGTTCATCGGCCCACGCCTGAAAGCGGCGCGCAGCAGCGTGCTGTTCTCCGCCACCCTCAGCCCGCGCCACTATTACGCTGACTTGCTCGGTACGCCCGCCGATACCGTGTGGATCGATGTCGAATCGCCGTTTTGCGCCGAACAATTGCAGGTGCAGATCGTCAGCCGCATCTCGACGCGCTTCAACCATCGTCAGGCGTCGCTGGAGCCGATCGTCGAATTGATCGCGCGGCAGTTCAGCGAGCGCCCGGGCAACTATCTGGCGTTTTTCAGCAGCTTCGATTATCTGCAACAAGTGGCGTCGTTACTCGCCGAGCGCTATCCGCACATCACCCTCTGGCAGCAATCGCGGGGAATGCTCGAAGGCGCACGACAGGCCTTTCTCGATCAGTTCACCGCCCACAGCCAAGGCGTCGGCTTTGCCGTGTTGGGTGGGGCATTCGGTGAGGGCATCGATTTACCCGGTGCGCGGCTGATCGGCGCGTTCATTGCCACACTGGGGCTGGCGCAGTTCAATCCCGTCAACGAACAACTGAAATACCGCATGGCGGCGATCTTCGGCGCCGGTTACGACTACACCTACCTGTACCCCGGCGTGCAGAAAGTGGTGCAGGCCGCCGGGCGGGTCATCCGTACCCGCGAGGATCGCGGCGTGGTGATGCTGATTGACGATCGCTTCGCCGAGAGCCGGATCAAACAACTGCTGCCGCGTTGGTGGGCAATCAATCATGAGTCGGCCGCTTCCCAATTCGCCGGATTGACGCATACTTCCGATCATGACAATGGCTGGTGA
- a CDS encoding VRR-NUC domain-containing protein — protein sequence MTANPLDDPFYYLNNFRQVLDWLEFRYADVMSETEHAFIRDFNALPRPSQGLLVRMVMRKGVHFRAGKLNYVEIGDIVEAAQPLLEQGWIDEHAPLALAELFDVLLKAEILQAFAAFIEQPKGRKDDWLPVLAEQFADTRSLRDWAPLLDDRLFSLTIMDLCDRLRLMFFGNLYQDWSEFVLADLGIFTYEKVEFCADSRGLRSREDVDACVFLHNCQLRFEAGEPLQTIAEQVNALHFDNPWLQRRRGKVLFQIGQYCERITEFALALSIYRDCAYPGARLRMIRVLERSGEYPLALELATLAEQAPESAAEQQGLQRILPRVRRKLGGPPLKRAAARPVERLDLQLPRSDPGLSVEFYVQAHLHDDEGPVHYVENSLINSLFGLLCWPAIFAPLPGAFFHPFQRGPVDLLNEDFQQRRAELFEACLSELDDGRYAATIRQRFVEKWGIQSPFVFWGAMNEQLLEQALACLPAEHLKHWFNRLLLDIKANRAGMPDLIQFWPQHKTYRMIEVKGPGDRLQDNQLRWLEFCHQHQMPVAVCYVQWAEQSA from the coding sequence GTGACTGCCAATCCCCTCGACGACCCGTTCTATTACCTTAACAACTTCCGGCAAGTGCTTGATTGGCTTGAATTTCGCTATGCCGATGTGATGAGCGAGACGGAACACGCATTCATCCGCGACTTCAACGCCTTGCCCCGCCCGAGTCAGGGGCTGCTGGTGCGGATGGTGATGCGCAAGGGCGTGCACTTTCGTGCCGGCAAACTCAATTACGTTGAGATCGGTGACATCGTCGAGGCCGCGCAACCCTTGCTGGAACAAGGCTGGATCGACGAGCACGCGCCGCTGGCCCTCGCCGAGTTGTTCGACGTGTTGCTCAAGGCCGAGATCCTGCAAGCGTTTGCAGCCTTTATCGAGCAGCCCAAGGGCCGCAAGGACGATTGGCTGCCAGTACTGGCCGAGCAGTTTGCAGACACCCGCAGCCTGCGCGACTGGGCGCCGCTGCTCGATGACCGCTTGTTCAGCCTGACCATCATGGACCTGTGCGACCGCTTGCGTCTGATGTTCTTCGGCAACCTGTATCAGGACTGGTCGGAATTCGTCCTCGCCGATCTGGGCATTTTCACCTATGAAAAAGTCGAGTTCTGCGCCGACTCGCGAGGCCTGCGCAGCCGTGAAGACGTCGACGCCTGCGTGTTCCTGCACAATTGCCAATTGCGCTTCGAGGCCGGCGAGCCGCTGCAAACCATCGCCGAGCAAGTCAATGCCTTGCACTTCGACAACCCGTGGCTGCAACGCCGGCGTGGCAAGGTGCTGTTCCAGATCGGCCAGTATTGCGAGCGCATCACCGAGTTCGCCCTGGCCCTGAGCATTTACCGCGACTGCGCCTATCCCGGCGCCCGTTTGCGCATGATTCGCGTGCTGGAACGCAGTGGCGAATACCCGTTGGCGCTGGAGCTCGCGACGCTGGCGGAACAAGCGCCGGAAAGCGCCGCCGAGCAGCAAGGCCTGCAACGGATATTGCCAAGGGTGCGGCGCAAACTCGGCGGCCCGCCGCTCAAGCGTGCCGCCGCCAGACCGGTCGAGCGTCTGGACCTGCAATTGCCGCGCAGCGATCCCGGGTTGTCCGTGGAGTTTTACGTGCAGGCGCATCTGCACGATGACGAGGGACCGGTGCATTACGTGGAAAACAGCCTGATCAACTCGCTGTTCGGCCTGTTGTGCTGGCCGGCGATTTTCGCGCCGTTGCCCGGGGCGTTCTTTCACCCGTTCCAGCGTGGCCCGGTGGACCTGCTCAACGAAGACTTCCAGCAACGCCGCGCCGAGCTGTTTGAGGCGTGTCTGAGTGAACTCGACGACGGCCGCTATGCCGCGACCATTCGCCAGCGCTTTGTCGAAAAATGGGGCATCCAGTCGCCATTCGTGTTCTGGGGTGCCATGAATGAACAACTGCTGGAGCAAGCGCTGGCCTGTCTGCCGGCCGAACACCTCAAGCATTGGTTCAACCGTTTATTGCTCGATATCAAGGCCAACCGTGCCGGCATGCCTGACCTGATCCAGTTCTGGCCGCAGCACAAAACTTACCGAATGATTGAAGTGAAAGGCCCCGGCGATCGCTTGCAGGACAACCAGCTGCGCTGGCTTGAGTTCTGTCACCAACACCAAATGCCGGTGGCCGTGTGTTATGTGCAATGGGCGGAGCAGAGCGCTTGA
- a CDS encoding YgdI/YgdR family lipoprotein → MKIKSLGIPFAIAAALALAGCSTPTVVTLQNGTQYLTKDMPKTKTKDGFYEFEDISGSKVKVRADEVATVREED, encoded by the coding sequence ATGAAAATCAAGTCACTGGGCATCCCTTTCGCCATCGCCGCCGCACTGGCACTGGCCGGTTGCTCGACGCCGACGGTGGTCACCCTGCAGAACGGCACCCAGTATCTGACCAAGGACATGCCGAAGACCAAAACCAAGGACGGCTTCTATGAGTTCGAGGATATTTCCGGGTCCAAGGTCAAGGTCCGTGCCGATGAAGTGGCCACGGTTCGCGAGGAAGATTGA